In Massilia antarctica, the following are encoded in one genomic region:
- the galE gene encoding UDP-glucose 4-epimerase GalE — translation MKILVTGGLGYIGSHTCVELIAAGHEPIAFDNLSNSQRTVLGRVERITGQPLTFIEGDIRDPAALDAAFNAHQIGAVIHFAGLKAVGESVSQPLRYYDNNVAGSLALFHAMQRHGVAALVFSSSATVYGDPVSVPIREDFALSATNPYGRSKLIIEDMLRDIAKAEPSWRIALLRYFNPVGAHESGLIGEEPNGIPNNLLPYIAQVAEGRRAFLSVYGGDYPTPDGTGMRDYIHVVDLAIGHVKTLSKLATGPGIVTYNLGTGRGNSVLEMVRAFEQASGKQVPYQIVARRPGDIAACYADPALAETELGWKAQRDVAQMCVDAWRWQSLPK, via the coding sequence ATGAAAATTCTCGTTACCGGCGGTCTGGGCTATATCGGCTCGCACACCTGCGTCGAACTGATCGCGGCCGGCCATGAGCCGATCGCTTTCGATAATCTGTCCAACAGCCAGCGCACGGTGCTGGGCAGGGTCGAACGCATCACCGGCCAGCCGCTCACCTTCATCGAAGGCGATATCCGCGATCCGGCCGCCCTCGATGCCGCATTCAATGCGCACCAGATCGGCGCCGTGATCCACTTCGCCGGCCTGAAAGCCGTGGGCGAATCGGTGTCGCAGCCGCTGCGCTACTACGACAATAACGTGGCCGGCTCCCTGGCGCTGTTCCATGCCATGCAGCGCCACGGGGTCGCCGCGCTGGTGTTCAGTTCCTCGGCCACCGTCTACGGCGACCCGGTGTCGGTGCCGATCCGCGAAGACTTCGCGCTGTCGGCCACCAATCCCTATGGCCGCAGCAAGCTGATCATTGAAGACATGCTGCGCGATATCGCCAAGGCCGAGCCGAGCTGGCGCATCGCGCTGCTGCGCTACTTCAATCCGGTCGGCGCCCACGAAAGCGGCCTGATCGGCGAAGAACCGAACGGCATCCCCAACAATCTGCTGCCGTATATCGCCCAGGTGGCCGAGGGCCGGCGCGCATTCCTGTCGGTCTACGGCGGCGATTATCCGACCCCGGACGGCACCGGCATGCGCGATTACATCCACGTGGTCGACCTTGCCATCGGACATGTCAAAACCTTAAGCAAGCTGGCGACAGGTCCCGGCATTGTTACGTACAATCTCGGCACCGGGCGCGGCAACAGCGTGCTGGAAATGGTGCGCGCATTCGAACAGGCCAGCGGCAAGCAAGTACCCTACCAGATCGTGGCGCGCCGCCCCGGCGATATCGCCGCCTGCTACGCCGATCCCGCCCTCGCCGAAACCGAGCTGGGCTGGAAAGCGCAGCGCGACGTGGCCCAGATGTGCGTCGATGCATGGCGCTGGCAATCCCTGCCCAAGTAA
- a CDS encoding sugar phosphate nucleotidyltransferase, which translates to MKAMILAAGKGTRVRPLTYDLPKPMIPILGKPVMAYLVEHLAKYGVTEIMVNVSYLHEKIEEYFGEGHQFGVQIGYSFEGYTNDLGEVVPQPIGSAGGMKKIQEFGGFFDDTTIVLCGDALIDLDLKSALFEHRRKGALASVITKEVPWDKVSSYGVVVTDKDGRITEFQEKPSEAEAKSNFISTGIYIFEPRVIDMIPSGVPFDIGSELFPLLAKEGLPFYAQTRGFNWIDIGSVSDYWQTLQNVLLGEVAHMDVPGIQVEDGLWVGLNTRIEWEGTTIEGPVYIGSGACVEAGATIIGPSWIGHGSHICAGAKVVRSVLFEYTRVLRDVTLDEMIVFKDYSVDRAGEMKHVSEYASDEWVNARDRRFTRRTDVATETAK; encoded by the coding sequence ATGAAAGCGATGATCCTGGCCGCCGGTAAAGGCACCCGTGTGCGTCCCCTGACCTATGATCTGCCCAAGCCGATGATCCCGATCCTGGGCAAGCCCGTCATGGCTTACCTGGTCGAGCACCTGGCCAAGTACGGGGTGACTGAAATCATGGTCAACGTCAGTTATCTGCACGAAAAGATCGAAGAGTATTTCGGCGAAGGCCACCAGTTCGGGGTCCAGATCGGCTATTCCTTCGAAGGGTATACCAACGATCTCGGCGAAGTCGTGCCGCAGCCGATCGGCTCGGCCGGCGGCATGAAGAAGATCCAGGAATTCGGCGGCTTTTTCGACGACACCACCATCGTGTTGTGCGGCGACGCACTGATCGACCTCGACCTGAAATCGGCCCTGTTCGAGCACCGCCGCAAGGGCGCGCTGGCCTCCGTGATCACCAAGGAAGTGCCGTGGGATAAGGTGTCGAGCTATGGCGTGGTGGTCACCGACAAGGATGGCCGCATCACCGAATTCCAGGAAAAGCCGTCCGAAGCGGAAGCGAAGTCGAACTTCATCAGCACCGGCATCTATATTTTCGAGCCGCGGGTGATCGACATGATTCCGAGCGGCGTGCCGTTCGACATCGGCTCGGAACTGTTCCCGCTGCTGGCCAAGGAAGGCTTGCCGTTCTACGCGCAGACGCGCGGCTTCAACTGGATCGATATCGGCAGCGTCTCCGACTATTGGCAGACCCTGCAAAACGTGCTGCTGGGCGAAGTCGCCCACATGGACGTGCCCGGCATCCAGGTCGAAGACGGCCTGTGGGTGGGCCTGAACACCCGCATCGAATGGGAAGGCACGACCATCGAAGGTCCCGTCTACATCGGCTCGGGCGCCTGCGTCGAAGCCGGCGCGACCATCATCGGCCCGAGCTGGATCGGCCACGGCAGCCACATTTGCGCGGGCGCGAAAGTGGTGCGCAGCGTGTTGTTCGAGTACACACGGGTCTTGCGCGATGTAACGTTAGATGAAATGATCGTGTTTAAGGATTACAGTGTGGACCGGGCCGGCGAAATGAAGCACGTGTCGGAGTACGCGTCGGACGAATGGGTCAATGCCCGCGACCGCCGCTTTACCCGGCGTACCGACGTGGCGACGGAAACGGCCAAATAA